TCATCCTCGACGACGGCCGGATCGTGGCGGACGGCAGTGCCGAGCAGCTCGCCCGCCAGGTCGCCGGGCGCACCGAGGTCCGCTGGACGTCCGGGGGCCAGCGCCACGTCCACGCCACCGAGGACGGCACCGCGTTCACCCGCGAGCTGCTGGCCCGTCACGACGACGTGCGCGACCTCGAGGTGCGGCGCACGACCCTGGAGGACACCTACCTCACGATGGTCGCCCGCAGCGACGCCCGGCGTCGCGAGGAGCAGGCGGCACCGGCACGAGTGGAGGCAGCCCGATGAACGCCACGACGAACGCCACGACGAACGCCACGACGAACGCCGTGCGGGTCGGGGCCCGCCGCGGCTGGATCGAGATGCGCAACTCCCTGCGCGCCCCGGACGACGTCGCCTACTACGTCATCGGCGCGGCGGTCTTCGTCGTCGTCATGTGGCTCAACCGGGACAACGAGATCCAGGGCACCGGCATCACCGCCGCGCTCCTCATCTTCCCCGGCGTGCTCGCCTTCAGCACGATGTTCTCCGCCTCCTACGGGCTGGCGACGCAGGTCGCCACCGAGCGCGAGGACGGCACCCTGCTCCGGGCCAAGTCGGTCCCGCACGGCATGCGCGGCTACGTCGTCGGCCAGACCACCCGCGGGACGCTCGAGGTCGCCCTCAACGTCCTCCTCCTGTCGGTCCCGGCGACCCTCCTCGTCCCGGGCCTGTGGGGCTCCGCCGGCCCGGAGGGCATCGCGGTCATGGTCGCCGTGCTCCTGCTCGGGCTCGTCGCCTGCGTCCCGATCGGCTTCGCGGTGGGCTCGGTGTTCCGCAGTCCGCGCGCCGTCGGCGGGTGGGGGATGCTGGTCATCGCCGGGCTGGTCTACGTCTCCGGCGTCTTCTTCCCCATCTCCCAGATCCCGGGCTGGGCCCAGGTGGTCGGTCAGCTCACCCCGATGTACTGGATGGGGCTCGGCCTGCGCGGCGCGCTGCTCCCGGACTCCGCCGTGGCCATCGAGCTCGGGCAGAGCTGGCGCACGCTGGAGGTCTTCGGCGTGCTCGGTCTGTGGGCGGTCGTCGGCGTCGTGCTGGCCCCCGTCCTCCTGCGACGGATGGCCCGCCGGGAGTCCGGCTCCGTCGTCCAGGCCGGCCGGGAGAAGCAGCTGCAGCGTGTCTGAGCCCACCGACGTCGTCCACAACCGCATCGCCATGCTCCGGGTTGAGCGCGGCGTCACCCGGCGTGAGCTCGCCGAGGCCCTGGGCGTGCACTACCAGACGGTCGGGTACCTCGAGCGCGGTGAGTACGCCCCGAGCCTGCACCTCGCGCTGCGCATCAGCGCCTACTTCGGCGTCCCGCTCGAGTTCGTCTTCTCCCTGGAGCCCTTCCCCAAGATCGGCCCGGGGTGAGGCGCGGTCAGTCGCGGCGGTAGGTGAGGATGCGGAAGCGCATGCCGTTCTCGGCGACGTGCCAGCCGCCGTCGGCGGGGTCCTGCTCGGTGACGCGCCACTGCGGGCCGATCGGCGGGGCGTAGCGGTCGCCCTCGACGGCGTGGTCGATCTCGGTGACGACGAGGAGGTCGGCGTGGTCCAGGGCGGCCTCGTACACCTGCGCGCCGCCGCAGATCCACGCGTCCTCCTCGGAGACGAGCGCGAGCGCGGCCTCGAGGTCGGTGACGACCTCGGCGCCGGGGGCGTCGTAGTCGGGGTTGCGGGTGAGGACGACGTTGCGCCGGCCGGGCAGCGGGCGGATGCGCTCCGGCAGCGACTCCCACTGGCGTCGGCCCATGACGACGGCGTCACCCGCCGTCGTGCGGCGGAAGTGGCGCAGGTCCTCGGGCAGGTGCCAGGGCAGGTCGTTGTCGCGGCCGATGACGCGGTCGTGGGCCTGGGCCCAGATCATCCCGAGCGTCATACGGCCACCGGCGCCTTGATCGCGGGGTGGTGGCGGTAGTCGTGGACGACGACGTCCTCGAACGTGTAGTCGAACAGGGACGCCGCCTTGCGCAGCTCGAGCCGGGGCAGCGGGTATG
Above is a genomic segment from Georgenia wutianyii containing:
- a CDS encoding ABC transporter permease, with the protein product MNATTNATTNATTNAVRVGARRGWIEMRNSLRAPDDVAYYVIGAAVFVVVMWLNRDNEIQGTGITAALLIFPGVLAFSTMFSASYGLATQVATEREDGTLLRAKSVPHGMRGYVVGQTTRGTLEVALNVLLLSVPATLLVPGLWGSAGPEGIAVMVAVLLLGLVACVPIGFAVGSVFRSPRAVGGWGMLVIAGLVYVSGVFFPISQIPGWAQVVGQLTPMYWMGLGLRGALLPDSAVAIELGQSWRTLEVFGVLGLWAVVGVVLAPVLLRRMARRESGSVVQAGREKQLQRV
- a CDS encoding helix-turn-helix transcriptional regulator translates to MLRVERGVTRRELAEALGVHYQTVGYLERGEYAPSLHLALRISAYFGVPLEFVFSLEPFPKIGPG
- a CDS encoding dihydrofolate reductase, with amino-acid sequence MTLGMIWAQAHDRVIGRDNDLPWHLPEDLRHFRRTTAGDAVVMGRRQWESLPERIRPLPGRRNVVLTRNPDYDAPGAEVVTDLEAALALVSEEDAWICGGAQVYEAALDHADLLVVTEIDHAVEGDRYAPPIGPQWRVTEQDPADGGWHVAENGMRFRILTYRRD